Proteins from a genomic interval of Treponema succinifaciens DSM 2489:
- a CDS encoding SH3 domain-containing protein, with protein MKNRIFLFAFSLFMLTFSSCSGVIGYGVLLWNVGEKEIPDGTVVPVYLKSNISKVYVIGLPETKEKIEVPLWKLSVPESKSKALKRAQKYSEYKGKYAFCILDGLPIRAEKMNTSKQVYRLRKNEVVRTLYKEKGVSPTNGGVPLSGEWLHVLTDNGTEGWCFSYNLRLFEMNLDGTYGIGSEVVEAQKADETLERILSTVWYPEYYRGMISKKQIDLDYIVPVYGFDSGYVSGTTKISLPNLNVSFPYSEFEKSDNGDYKAKDAPVEIVPRNSKFIIVKYIDEGGKPKTYNFVSLDENIKIEEIVSAEKNRRQGLYKSIQTLGPDFKSGNYGTLSFNDGNIFRWSGFSKLVPSVIPSGSKGFGIVEMKYFLDGTLKSSWDGVVTFHFENASREVNFLYKKEVNGLRLAYANIIEKYDDSFGRKYSSVSLPANSMVLFFQK; from the coding sequence ATGAAAAATAGAATCTTTCTTTTTGCATTTTCATTGTTCATGCTGACTTTTTCTTCATGCTCTGGAGTTATTGGCTATGGGGTTCTTTTATGGAATGTCGGCGAAAAAGAAATTCCAGACGGAACAGTTGTTCCTGTTTATTTAAAGTCAAATATTTCCAAAGTTTATGTAATCGGACTTCCTGAAACAAAAGAAAAAATTGAAGTTCCTCTATGGAAACTTTCAGTTCCAGAATCAAAATCAAAGGCATTGAAACGTGCGCAAAAGTATTCTGAATATAAAGGAAAATATGCTTTTTGCATTTTGGACGGACTTCCAATCCGCGCAGAAAAAATGAACACTTCAAAGCAGGTTTACCGTCTGCGCAAAAATGAAGTTGTTCGCACGCTTTATAAAGAAAAAGGCGTTTCTCCTACAAACGGCGGAGTTCCTCTTTCTGGTGAATGGCTTCATGTTCTTACTGACAACGGAACTGAAGGCTGGTGCTTTAGCTACAATCTTAGGCTCTTTGAAATGAACTTGGATGGAACTTACGGAATTGGATCGGAAGTTGTTGAAGCTCAAAAAGCCGATGAAACTCTTGAAAGAATTCTTTCAACTGTCTGGTATCCTGAATATTACCGAGGCATGATTTCTAAAAAGCAGATTGACTTGGATTACATTGTTCCAGTCTACGGTTTTGATTCAGGCTATGTTTCTGGCACTACAAAAATCAGCCTTCCGAATTTAAATGTAAGTTTTCCGTATTCTGAATTTGAAAAATCAGACAACGGAGACTACAAGGCAAAAGACGCTCCTGTTGAAATTGTTCCGCGGAATTCGAAATTCATAATTGTAAAATATATAGATGAAGGCGGAAAACCAAAGACTTACAATTTTGTTTCGCTTGATGAAAATATAAAAATCGAAGAAATAGTTTCTGCAGAAAAAAACAGACGGCAGGGACTTTACAAATCTATCCAAACTCTTGGACCGGATTTCAAGAGCGGAAACTACGGAACACTTTCTTTTAACGATGGGAATATTTTCAGGTGGAGCGGATTTTCTAAGCTTGTTCCGTCTGTAATTCCTTCAGGTTCAAAAGGCTTTGGAATTGTTGAAATGAAATATTTTCTTGACGGAACTTTAAAATCTTCTTGGGACGGAGTTGTTACATTCCATTTTGAAAATGCCAGCCGTGAAGTCAACTTCCTTTATAAAAAAGAAGTCAACGGACTTAGGCTTGCTTATGCGAATATAATTGAAAAATACGACGATAGTTTTGGAAGAAAATATTCTTCAGTTTCTCTTCCTGCGAATTCTATGGTTTTGTTTTTTCAAAAATAA